The following proteins are co-located in the Labrys monachus genome:
- a CDS encoding HPr family phosphocarrier protein yields MSSQGGADPGNDGPPCEEAPVPLPSVEGAIVRVLPIVNNKGLHARASAKFVQTVEGFDAAVKVSRCGETVGGQSIMGLMMLAAARGTTITVETSGRQAEACMEAIEALLAHKFGEES; encoded by the coding sequence ATGAGTAGCCAGGGGGGTGCAGACCCGGGAAACGACGGCCCGCCTTGCGAAGAGGCGCCGGTACCGTTGCCGAGCGTCGAGGGTGCGATCGTCCGGGTGCTGCCGATCGTCAACAACAAGGGCCTGCACGCCCGCGCTTCGGCGAAATTCGTGCAGACGGTCGAAGGCTTCGACGCCGCCGTGAAGGTCTCGCGCTGCGGCGAGACGGTGGGCGGCCAGTCGATCATGGGCCTGATGATGCTGGCGGCAGCCCGCGGAACCACCATTACCGTCGAAACCTCCGGCCGGCAGGCCGAGGCCTGCATGGAAGCCATCGAGGCTCTGCTGGCCCATAAGTTCGGCGAAGAATCCTGA
- a CDS encoding sarcosine oxidase subunit delta, which translates to MKIMNCPLNGPRNISEFVWGGDIKPMPDPATCSDRQWTDHLFIEDNIAGIVHEWWLHAPTNFWFVARRNTITDEILETMTVDRFFQQTAAGPAGEPA; encoded by the coding sequence ATGAAGATCATGAACTGTCCGCTCAACGGGCCGCGCAACATCTCCGAATTCGTGTGGGGCGGCGACATCAAGCCGATGCCCGATCCGGCTACCTGCAGCGACCGGCAATGGACCGACCATCTGTTCATCGAGGACAACATCGCCGGCATCGTGCATGAATGGTGGCTGCACGCTCCCACCAATTTCTGGTTCGTCGCCCGGCGCAACACCATCACCGACGAGATCCTGGAAACCATGACGGTGGACCGCTTCTTCCAACAGACCGCTGCCGGACCGGCGGGAGAGCCCGCATGA
- a CDS encoding APC family permease, translating to MSEITTDGTAVTVIHGEKISLLRVLGPAHVWALGVGIVLVGEFMGWNFAVGKGGGLAALIACWTAGLLYTCVAMIDSEVTSTVAAAGGQYAQAKHIVGPLMAFNVGLFLVMAYTMLEAANAITAGYLIQTVGGMAGFDGVHDKPFIVLTIMALALLNYRGVYATLTFNLVITAIAFVAIVVLFFGVRPWSHDLLKPNELLGGLPYGWLGVIASLHFGLWFYLGIEGTTQAAEEVRSPARSLPLGTMLGMITLLIAAAMTWYVCVSLMPWEYLGQATTPLFDAARLTGSTSLMVLLFIGTIFSTLASANGCINDASRAWFSMGRDRYMPAWFGAVHPKYRTPFRSIFFLVPIALIFALGAPLDQVVTFSILSGLLGYTFMSFNMMMFRSKWPLGSIRRGYVHPLHPLPAIVLFVLCAATYFAVFLGYGTQLLAMMVFYIVVSMWFAFHRYKFVRRGDQFTMPWPRPRGY from the coding sequence ATGAGCGAGATCACCACCGACGGGACAGCTGTCACCGTCATCCATGGCGAGAAGATCTCGCTCCTGCGCGTGCTCGGCCCCGCCCATGTCTGGGCGCTGGGGGTCGGCATCGTGCTGGTCGGCGAGTTCATGGGCTGGAACTTCGCCGTCGGCAAGGGCGGCGGGCTTGCCGCGCTCATCGCCTGCTGGACGGCGGGGCTGCTCTACACCTGCGTCGCCATGATCGATTCGGAGGTGACCTCGACGGTCGCCGCCGCCGGGGGGCAATATGCGCAGGCCAAGCACATCGTCGGGCCGCTGATGGCCTTCAATGTCGGCCTGTTCCTCGTCATGGCCTACACCATGCTCGAAGCCGCCAACGCCATCACGGCCGGCTATCTCATCCAGACCGTCGGCGGCATGGCCGGCTTCGACGGCGTGCACGACAAGCCCTTCATCGTGCTGACCATCATGGCCTTGGCGCTGCTGAACTATCGCGGCGTCTACGCCACGCTGACCTTCAACCTCGTCATCACCGCCATCGCCTTCGTCGCCATCGTCGTGCTGTTCTTCGGCGTGCGCCCATGGTCGCACGATCTGCTCAAGCCGAACGAGCTGCTCGGCGGCCTGCCCTATGGCTGGCTCGGCGTCATCGCCTCGCTGCATTTCGGCCTGTGGTTCTATCTCGGCATCGAGGGTACCACCCAGGCGGCCGAGGAGGTGCGCTCGCCCGCGCGCTCGCTGCCCCTCGGCACCATGCTGGGCATGATCACCCTGCTGATCGCCGCCGCGATGACCTGGTATGTCTGCGTCAGCCTGATGCCGTGGGAATATCTCGGGCAGGCGACGACGCCGCTGTTCGACGCCGCGCGGCTGACCGGCTCGACCTCGCTGATGGTGCTGCTCTTCATCGGCACGATCTTCTCGACCCTGGCCTCGGCCAATGGCTGCATCAACGACGCCTCGCGCGCCTGGTTCTCGATGGGGCGCGACCGCTACATGCCGGCCTGGTTCGGTGCCGTGCATCCGAAATACCGCACACCCTTCCGCTCGATCTTCTTCCTGGTGCCGATAGCGCTCATCTTCGCGCTCGGCGCGCCGCTCGACCAGGTCGTGACCTTCTCGATCCTGTCGGGCTTGCTCGGCTACACCTTCATGTCCTTCAACATGATGATGTTCCGCTCCAAATGGCCGCTCGGCTCGATCCGCCGCGGCTATGTCCATCCGCTGCACCCGCTGCCGGCCATCGTGCTGTTCGTGCTGTGCGCGGCGACCTATTTCGCGGTGTTCCTGGGCTACGGCACCCAGCTCCTCGCGATGATGGTCTTCTACATCGTGGTGTCCATGTGGTTCGCCTTCCACCGCTACAAATTCGTGCGGCGCGGCGACCAGTTCACCATGCCCTGGCCGCGGCCGCGGGGCTATTGA
- the glnT gene encoding type III glutamate--ammonia ligase, with translation MTQDLAALAKEKGIRYFMISYTDLFGAQRAKLVPAAAIADMQRDGAGFAGFATWLDMTPAHPDLFAVPDASAVVQLPWRRDVAWVAADCVMEDKHVTQAPRIVLKNAMANAAKEGLYIRTGVEAEFFLIDADGTQISDAKDNAAKPCYDQQALMRRYDVIAEICDYMLELGWGPYQNDHEDANGQFEMNWNFDDSLVTADRHSFFKFMVKSVAEKHGLRATFMPKPFPGLTGSGCHAHISVWDKDGKTNMFYDADDEMGLSAQGYNFLGGIMKHAEALAAITNPTVNSYKRINAPRTVSGATWSPNTVTWTGNNRTHMVRVPGKGRFELRLPDGAANPYLLQAVIIAAGLSGIHSKADPGKRYDIDMYQLGHTVKGAPKLPLNLLDALRAFDKDKALKAALGEDFSAAYLKLKHQEWNSYAGHFTQWERENTLDV, from the coding sequence ATGACGCAGGATCTGGCGGCACTCGCCAAGGAAAAAGGCATCCGCTACTTCATGATCTCCTATACGGACCTGTTCGGCGCCCAGCGCGCCAAGCTGGTTCCGGCCGCGGCGATCGCGGACATGCAGAGGGACGGCGCCGGCTTCGCGGGCTTTGCGACCTGGCTGGACATGACGCCGGCCCACCCCGACCTCTTCGCCGTGCCGGATGCCTCGGCGGTGGTGCAGCTGCCGTGGCGGCGCGACGTGGCCTGGGTCGCCGCCGATTGCGTGATGGAGGACAAGCACGTCACGCAGGCGCCGCGCATCGTGCTGAAGAACGCGATGGCCAATGCCGCCAAGGAAGGCCTCTACATCCGCACGGGCGTCGAAGCCGAGTTCTTCCTGATCGATGCCGACGGCACCCAGATTTCCGATGCCAAGGACAATGCCGCCAAGCCCTGCTACGACCAGCAGGCGCTGATGCGCCGCTACGACGTCATCGCCGAGATCTGCGACTACATGCTGGAGCTCGGCTGGGGCCCGTATCAGAACGACCACGAGGACGCCAACGGCCAGTTCGAGATGAACTGGAATTTCGACGACAGCCTCGTCACCGCCGACCGGCACTCCTTCTTCAAATTCATGGTGAAGTCGGTCGCCGAGAAGCACGGCCTGCGCGCCACCTTCATGCCGAAGCCGTTCCCGGGGCTGACGGGCTCGGGCTGCCACGCCCATATCTCGGTGTGGGACAAGGACGGCAAGACCAACATGTTCTACGACGCCGACGACGAGATGGGCCTGTCGGCGCAGGGCTACAACTTCCTCGGTGGCATCATGAAGCATGCCGAGGCGCTGGCGGCGATCACCAACCCCACCGTCAATTCCTACAAGCGCATCAACGCCCCGCGCACCGTCTCCGGCGCCACCTGGTCGCCCAACACCGTCACCTGGACCGGCAACAACCGCACGCATATGGTGCGCGTCCCCGGCAAGGGGCGCTTCGAGCTGCGCCTGCCCGACGGCGCCGCCAACCCCTATCTCCTGCAGGCGGTGATCATCGCCGCCGGGCTCAGCGGCATCCATTCCAAGGCCGACCCGGGCAAGCGCTACGACATCGACATGTATCAGCTCGGCCATACCGTGAAGGGCGCGCCGAAGCTGCCGCTGAACCTGCTCGACGCACTCCGGGCCTTCGACAAGGACAAGGCGCTCAAGGCGGCCCTGGGCGAGGATTTCTCGGCCGCCTATCTCAAGCTCAAGCATCAGGAATGGAACAGCTACGCCGGCCATTTCACGCAGTGGGAGCGCGAGAACACCCTCGACGTGTGA
- a CDS encoding FAD-dependent oxidoreductase: protein MPLALLKYGLSSKHREDPHFRWAPELKKSYDVVIVGAGGHGLATAYYLAAHHGITNVCVLEKGYLAGGNTARNTTIVRANYLTPEGVAFYKESVELFRGLSLELDINIMYSERGHFTLAHTDAAMRTARWRAEVNKHLGVDSELIYPDDIARLCPTMNMSDEVRYPILGALYHPPGAIARHDAVAWGYARQAMRRGVEVHPQTEVTDVLIENGRAVGVETSRGTIHAGKVVQAVAGSSSLMARKAGFRLPIRTIPLQACVSEPVKPILDQIVVSGSLHVYISQSARGEMVMGGATDPYGLYSTRSTLDFKEGLMGHMLELFPFMAELRVLRQWAGMADMTPDFSPVMGLTPVENYYIDAGWGTWGFKATPVCGKRMAECVATGTQPGLLRPFALDRFDRFDLVGEKGAASVGH from the coding sequence ATGCCCTTGGCCCTGCTGAAATACGGCCTGAGTTCCAAGCACCGCGAAGACCCGCATTTCCGCTGGGCGCCGGAGCTCAAGAAATCCTACGACGTCGTGATCGTCGGCGCCGGCGGCCATGGCCTCGCCACCGCCTATTACCTCGCCGCCCATCACGGCATCACCAATGTCTGCGTGCTCGAGAAGGGCTATCTGGCCGGCGGCAACACCGCGCGCAACACCACCATCGTGCGCGCCAACTATCTCACGCCGGAGGGCGTCGCCTTCTACAAGGAATCGGTCGAGCTTTTCCGCGGCCTGTCGCTCGAGCTCGACATCAACATCATGTATTCGGAGCGCGGCCATTTCACCCTCGCCCATACCGATGCGGCGATGCGCACCGCGCGCTGGCGCGCCGAGGTCAACAAGCATCTCGGCGTCGATTCGGAGCTGATCTATCCCGACGACATCGCCAGACTCTGCCCCACCATGAACATGTCGGACGAGGTGCGCTACCCGATCCTGGGCGCGCTCTACCATCCGCCGGGCGCCATCGCGCGCCACGACGCCGTCGCCTGGGGCTATGCCCGTCAGGCGATGCGCCGGGGCGTCGAGGTGCATCCGCAGACGGAAGTCACCGACGTCCTGATCGAGAACGGGCGCGCCGTCGGCGTCGAGACCAGCCGGGGCACCATCCATGCCGGCAAGGTGGTGCAGGCGGTCGCCGGCTCGTCGAGCCTGATGGCGCGCAAGGCCGGCTTCCGGCTGCCGATCCGCACCATTCCCCTGCAGGCCTGCGTGTCCGAGCCGGTCAAGCCCATCCTCGACCAGATCGTGGTGTCGGGCTCGCTGCATGTCTACATCTCGCAATCGGCCCGCGGCGAGATGGTGATGGGCGGCGCGACCGACCCCTACGGCCTCTATTCGACCCGTTCGACCCTCGATTTCAAGGAGGGGCTGATGGGGCACATGCTGGAACTCTTCCCGTTCATGGCCGAACTGCGCGTGCTCCGGCAATGGGCGGGGATGGCCGACATGACGCCGGACTTCTCGCCCGTGATGGGCCTCACCCCGGTCGAGAACTATTACATCGACGCCGGCTGGGGCACCTGGGGCTTCAAGGCGACGCCGGTGTGCGGCAAGCGCATGGCCGAATGCGTCGCCACCGGCACCCAGCCCGGCCTCCTCAGGCCCTTCGCGCTCGACCGCTTCGACCGCTTCGACCTCGTCGGCGAAAAGGGCGCGGCCTCGGTGGGACATTGA
- a CDS encoding class II glutamine amidotransferase yields MCGIVGLFLKDKSLEPQLGALLSGMLTTMCDRGPDSAGFAVYGAPSSGKAKITVQSADPGQDFDGLAELVGGAVGGEVLIARKDTHAVLTVAADKASAAREAIRTARPSIRIMGTGETIEIYKEVGYPTEVAERFSLSQMSGTHGIGHTRMATESAVTTLGAHPFSTGADECLVHNGSLSNHNNLRRELKHDGMTFETENDTEVAAAYLTWRMNQGLNLGQALEKGLDDLDGFYTFVVGTKDGFGVLRDPVACKPAVLAETDRYVAFGSEYRALVNLPGIEDAKVWEPEPATVYFWER; encoded by the coding sequence ATGTGCGGCATTGTCGGCCTATTTCTCAAGGACAAGAGCCTCGAGCCTCAATTGGGAGCGCTCCTTTCGGGCATGCTGACGACGATGTGCGATCGCGGCCCGGATTCGGCCGGCTTCGCCGTCTACGGCGCGCCGAGCTCGGGCAAGGCGAAGATCACCGTGCAGTCGGCCGATCCCGGCCAGGACTTCGACGGGCTCGCCGAACTGGTGGGCGGCGCGGTCGGCGGCGAGGTGCTCATCGCCCGCAAGGACACCCATGCCGTGCTGACGGTGGCCGCCGACAAGGCGTCGGCGGCGCGCGAGGCGATCCGGACGGCGCGCCCTTCGATCCGCATCATGGGCACGGGCGAGACGATCGAGATCTACAAGGAGGTCGGCTATCCCACCGAGGTCGCCGAGCGCTTCTCCCTCTCGCAGATGTCGGGCACCCACGGCATCGGCCATACCCGCATGGCGACGGAATCGGCGGTGACGACGCTCGGCGCCCATCCCTTCTCGACCGGCGCGGACGAATGCCTCGTCCACAACGGCTCGCTGTCCAACCACAACAATCTTCGCCGCGAGCTCAAGCATGACGGCATGACCTTCGAGACCGAGAACGACACCGAGGTCGCGGCCGCCTATCTCACCTGGCGCATGAACCAGGGCCTCAATCTCGGCCAGGCGCTCGAAAAGGGCCTCGACGACCTCGACGGCTTCTACACCTTCGTCGTCGGCACCAAGGACGGCTTCGGCGTCCTGCGCGATCCCGTCGCCTGCAAGCCGGCCGTGCTGGCCGAGACCGACCGCTATGTCGCCTTCGGTTCGGAATATCGCGCGCTCGTCAACCTCCCCGGCATCGAGGATGCCAAGGTGTGGGAGCCCGAGCCGGCCACCGTCTATTTCTGGGAGCGTTGA
- a CDS encoding SDR family oxidoreductase: MTQSLAGKIMIITGASSGIGRETARRFAAEGVRLVLVARSADRLSALAAELGGDTLAVPADLTKPADIDAMLERTLARFGRVDILFANAGSYVAGEVAGGDPDEWDRVIGINVNGVFRAVRAVLPGMIAQRSGDIVVTSSISGHQAIHWEPVYSATKHAVQSFVHGVRRQIAPHNVRIGSLAPGMVLNELWGVTDPAEIDRRVAEHGGLRSEDVAEALLFMLTRPAHVTIRDLVILPQNQDL, encoded by the coding sequence GTGACGCAATCCCTGGCGGGAAAGATCATGATCATCACCGGTGCCAGTTCGGGCATCGGCCGCGAGACGGCGCGCCGGTTCGCGGCGGAAGGCGTGCGACTCGTGCTGGTGGCCCGGTCCGCCGACAGGCTGTCGGCGCTCGCCGCCGAGCTCGGCGGCGACACCCTCGCCGTGCCCGCCGACCTGACGAAGCCCGCCGACATCGACGCCATGCTGGAACGGACGCTGGCGCGCTTCGGCCGCGTCGACATTCTCTTCGCCAATGCCGGCAGCTATGTCGCGGGAGAAGTCGCCGGCGGCGACCCGGACGAGTGGGACCGGGTCATCGGCATCAACGTCAACGGCGTGTTCCGCGCCGTCCGCGCCGTGCTGCCGGGCATGATCGCACAGCGTTCCGGCGACATCGTCGTGACCTCGTCGATATCGGGCCACCAGGCCATCCACTGGGAACCGGTCTATTCGGCCACCAAGCACGCCGTGCAGTCCTTCGTCCACGGCGTGCGCCGGCAGATCGCCCCCCACAATGTCCGCATCGGCTCGCTCGCGCCCGGCATGGTGCTGAACGAATTATGGGGCGTGACCGACCCGGCCGAGATCGACCGCCGCGTCGCCGAACATGGCGGCCTGCGTTCGGAAGACGTCGCCGAGGCGCTGCTCTTCATGCTGACGCGGCCGGCCCACGTCACCATCCGCGACCTCGTGATCCTGCCGCAGAACCAGGATTTGTAG
- a CDS encoding endonuclease domain-containing protein: protein MTTEPRSFARRLRASQTDVENRLWQALRGRKLDGLKFRRQVPLLAYTVDFLCAERRLIIELDGKQHDWHGAYDMERTAEIEAMGFMILRFRNEQLTGDLDPVLQEILQAAHPTK from the coding sequence ATGACGACAGAGCCGCGTTCGTTTGCGAGAAGGCTGCGTGCCAGTCAAACGGATGTCGAAAATCGTCTTTGGCAGGCGCTGAGGGGCCGAAAATTGGACGGCCTGAAATTCCGGCGACAGGTACCGTTGCTCGCTTACACCGTCGATTTCCTGTGCGCCGAAAGGCGTCTCATTATCGAACTCGATGGCAAGCAGCACGATTGGCACGGGGCATATGACATGGAGCGCACCGCTGAAATAGAAGCGATGGGTTTCATGATATTGCGTTTTCGAAACGAGCAGCTGACGGGCGATCTGGACCCTGTCCTGCAGGAGATTCTCCAGGCTGCTCATCCGACAAAATAA
- a CDS encoding GXGXG domain-containing protein codes for METVDLAKVALRELNQVLHQQKAGTNATSWEVVNPKGSHAVAVGVDAPISIDIRGSVGYYCAGMNKDATITVHGSAGPGVAENMMSGEVRIKGDASQYAGATGKGGLLVIEGNASSRCGISMKGIDIVVKGNIGHMSAFMAQSGNLVVCGDAGDALGDSIYEARLFVRGAVKSLGADCIEKEMRPEHVEILAGLLARAGITDAEPSDFKRYGSARKLYNFNIDNADAY; via the coding sequence ATGGAGACAGTCGATCTCGCCAAGGTCGCCTTGCGCGAGCTGAACCAGGTTCTGCACCAGCAGAAGGCGGGCACCAACGCCACATCCTGGGAAGTCGTCAATCCCAAGGGGTCGCATGCGGTCGCCGTCGGCGTCGACGCGCCGATCAGCATCGATATCAGGGGCAGCGTCGGCTATTACTGCGCCGGCATGAACAAGGACGCGACCATCACCGTGCATGGGTCGGCCGGCCCCGGCGTCGCCGAGAACATGATGTCGGGCGAGGTGCGCATCAAGGGCGATGCCAGCCAATATGCGGGCGCCACCGGCAAGGGCGGCCTCCTGGTGATCGAGGGCAACGCCTCCTCGCGCTGCGGCATCTCGATGAAGGGCATCGACATCGTGGTGAAGGGCAATATCGGCCATATGTCCGCCTTCATGGCCCAGTCCGGCAATCTCGTCGTCTGCGGCGATGCGGGCGACGCGCTCGGCGATTCCATCTACGAGGCGCGGCTCTTCGTGCGCGGCGCGGTCAAGAGTCTCGGTGCCGACTGCATCGAGAAGGAGATGCGGCCCGAGCATGTCGAGATCCTGGCGGGCCTGCTCGCCAGGGCCGGCATCACCGATGCCGAGCCGTCCGACTTCAAGCGCTATGGATCGGCGAGGAAGCTCTACAATTTCAACATCGACAATGCGGATGCGTATTGA
- the htpG gene encoding molecular chaperone HtpG has translation MSAEEQSASPDTQAPQSRTFEADVAKLLHLMVHSVYSDKDVFLRELVSNAADACEKLRYEALSHPDLLGEDQKGAIRITLDPDNGRLTVADNGIGMSAEEMIEALGTIARSGTRAFVERLETAQQAEGSQLIGQFGVGFYSTFMVADKVEVFSRRAGSQAANVWVSDGKGAYSVAAVNLEDAPERGTRVVLHLMEDARSYAEAHTVERLIKTHSGHVPVPIFLADKPDAEPREISDGAALWARPKAEIAAADYTDFYRGVAGQFDEPALTIHFRAEGRQEYTMLAFVPGSRPFDLFDPQRKARMKLYVRRVLISDEADLLPGYLRFMRGLVDSADLPLNVSREMIQESPLLAAIRKAVTGRVLSELEKLSTADAGAYAKVWDNFGAVLKEGLYEDFERRDALLGLARFKTTSSGGEWRSLKDYVAGLKDNQTAIYYLAGDDARRIETSPHLEGFRARGIEVLLLADPVDSFWVTSALGYEGKPFKSVTQGAADLALIPLLDKPEEAAPDVSSAVAAYLAFAKSTLGEDVSDVRASERLTSSAVCLVAPEHGMDKRLEQILAGAGKLEGALQKPVLEINPRHALVARLAAAREAGADLPFVESATRLLLDEARILDGTVPADPAAFAERLSQVLSRSLG, from the coding sequence ATGAGTGCTGAAGAGCAGAGCGCCTCGCCGGACACACAGGCGCCGCAGAGCCGCACTTTCGAGGCAGACGTCGCCAAATTGCTGCACCTGATGGTGCATTCGGTCTATTCGGACAAGGACGTGTTCCTGCGTGAACTGGTGTCCAACGCTGCCGATGCCTGCGAAAAGCTGCGTTACGAGGCCCTGTCGCATCCCGACCTTCTCGGCGAGGACCAGAAGGGCGCCATCCGCATCACCCTCGACCCCGACAATGGCCGCCTGACGGTCGCCGACAACGGCATCGGCATGAGCGCGGAGGAGATGATCGAGGCGCTCGGCACCATCGCCCGCTCGGGCACCAGGGCCTTCGTGGAGCGGCTGGAGACGGCCCAGCAGGCCGAAGGCAGCCAGTTGATCGGCCAGTTCGGCGTCGGCTTCTATTCCACCTTCATGGTGGCCGACAAGGTGGAGGTGTTCTCGCGCCGCGCCGGCAGCCAGGCCGCCAATGTCTGGGTCTCCGACGGCAAGGGCGCCTATTCGGTCGCCGCCGTGAACCTGGAGGACGCCCCGGAGCGCGGCACGCGGGTGGTGCTGCACCTGATGGAGGACGCCAGGTCCTACGCCGAGGCCCATACCGTCGAGCGCCTGATCAAGACCCATTCCGGCCATGTGCCGGTGCCGATCTTCCTCGCCGACAAGCCCGATGCCGAGCCGCGCGAGATCTCTGACGGCGCCGCCCTGTGGGCGCGGCCGAAGGCGGAGATCGCGGCGGCGGACTACACGGACTTCTATCGCGGCGTCGCCGGCCAGTTCGACGAGCCCGCGCTCACCATCCACTTCCGCGCCGAGGGCCGGCAGGAATACACGATGCTGGCCTTCGTGCCCGGCTCGCGCCCGTTCGACCTGTTCGACCCGCAGCGCAAGGCCCGCATGAAGCTCTATGTGCGGCGGGTGCTGATTTCCGACGAAGCCGACCTGCTGCCGGGCTATCTGCGCTTCATGCGCGGCCTCGTCGATTCCGCCGACCTGCCGCTCAACGTCTCGCGCGAGATGATCCAGGAGAGCCCGCTGCTCGCCGCCATCCGCAAGGCAGTGACCGGCCGTGTCCTCAGCGAGCTGGAAAAGCTGTCGACCGCCGATGCCGGCGCCTATGCCAAGGTGTGGGACAATTTCGGCGCGGTGCTCAAGGAGGGGCTCTACGAGGACTTCGAGCGCCGCGACGCGCTGCTGGGCCTCGCCCGCTTCAAGACGACCTCTTCGGGCGGCGAGTGGCGCTCGCTCAAGGATTATGTCGCAGGCCTGAAGGACAACCAGACGGCGATCTACTATCTGGCAGGCGACGATGCCAGGCGCATCGAGACCTCGCCCCACCTCGAGGGCTTCCGCGCCCGCGGCATCGAGGTGCTGCTGCTCGCCGATCCGGTCGACAGCTTCTGGGTGACCTCGGCGCTCGGCTATGAGGGCAAGCCCTTCAAGTCGGTGACGCAGGGCGCGGCCGACCTCGCTCTCATTCCCCTCCTCGACAAGCCGGAGGAAGCGGCGCCGGACGTCTCGTCCGCCGTCGCCGCCTATCTCGCCTTCGCCAAGTCGACGCTGGGCGAGGACGTTTCGGACGTGCGCGCCTCCGAGCGCCTGACCTCGAGCGCCGTCTGCCTCGTGGCGCCCGAACACGGCATGGACAAGCGCCTGGAGCAGATCCTGGCCGGCGCCGGCAAGCTCGAAGGCGCGCTGCAGAAGCCGGTGCTGGAGATCAATCCGCGCCATGCGCTGGTGGCGCGCCTGGCGGCGGCGCGCGAAGCGGGGGCCGACCTGCCCTTCGTCGAAAGCGCGACACGGCTGCTGCTCGACGAAGCCCGCATCCTCGACGGCACGGTGCCGGCCGATCCGGCCGCCTTCGCCGAAAGACTGTCGCAGGTGCTGTCCCGCAGCCTGGGGTAG
- a CDS encoding FMN-binding glutamate synthase family protein, giving the protein MSYHNPPTTPRKSATFDDYTLSEIRRAATTGIYDIRGGGAKRKVPHFDDLLFLGASMSRYPLEGYREKCATNVVLGSRFAKKPIELKIPITIAGMSFGSLSGRAKEALGRGATLAGTSTTTGDGGMTAEERGHSQLLVYQYLPSRYGMNPDDLRKADAIEIVVGQGAKPGGGGMLLGQKISDRVAQMRTLPKGIDQRSASRHPDWTGPDDLEIKIMELREITDWEKPIYVKVGGARPYYDIALAVKAGADVVVLDGMQGGTAATQEVFIENVGQPTLACVRPAVQALQDLGMHRKVQLIVSGGIRNGADVAKALALGADAVSIGTAALVAIGDNDPIHEEEYQKLGTTAGAYDDWHEGRDPAGITTQDPALMERLDPILAGRRLANYLKVMTLEAQTIARACGKNHVHNLEPEDLCALTIEAAAMARVPLAGTNWIPGQGF; this is encoded by the coding sequence ATGAGCTACCACAATCCGCCGACCACGCCGCGCAAATCGGCGACCTTCGACGATTACACCCTGTCGGAAATCCGGCGCGCCGCGACCACCGGCATCTATGACATCCGGGGTGGCGGCGCGAAGCGCAAGGTGCCGCATTTCGACGACCTCCTCTTCCTCGGCGCCTCGATGTCGCGCTATCCGCTCGAGGGCTATCGCGAGAAATGCGCGACCAACGTCGTGCTCGGCTCGCGCTTCGCGAAGAAGCCGATCGAGCTGAAGATTCCCATCACCATCGCCGGCATGAGCTTCGGCTCGCTGTCGGGCCGCGCCAAGGAGGCCCTCGGCCGCGGGGCGACGCTGGCGGGCACCTCGACCACCACCGGCGACGGCGGCATGACGGCGGAGGAGCGCGGCCATTCGCAGCTGCTCGTCTATCAATATCTGCCTTCGCGCTACGGCATGAACCCGGACGACCTGCGCAAGGCCGACGCCATCGAGATCGTGGTCGGGCAGGGCGCCAAGCCCGGCGGCGGCGGCATGCTGCTCGGCCAGAAGATCTCCGACCGCGTGGCGCAGATGCGCACGCTGCCCAAGGGCATCGACCAGCGTTCGGCCTCGCGCCATCCGGACTGGACCGGCCCCGACGATCTCGAGATCAAGATCATGGAGCTGCGCGAGATCACCGATTGGGAGAAGCCGATCTATGTGAAGGTCGGCGGGGCGCGGCCTTATTATGATATCGCCCTCGCCGTGAAGGCGGGCGCCGACGTCGTGGTGCTCGACGGCATGCAGGGCGGCACCGCCGCCACCCAGGAAGTCTTCATCGAGAATGTCGGCCAGCCGACGCTGGCCTGCGTGCGGCCCGCGGTGCAGGCCCTGCAGGACCTCGGCATGCACCGCAAGGTGCAGCTCATCGTCTCCGGCGGCATCCGCAACGGCGCCGACGTCGCCAAGGCGCTGGCGCTCGGCGCGGACGCCGTCTCGATCGGCACGGCGGCGCTCGTCGCCATCGGCGACAATGATCCGATCCACGAGGAGGAATATCAGAAGCTCGGCACCACCGCCGGTGCCTATGACGACTGGCACGAGGGCAGGGATCCCGCCGGCATCACCACGCAGGATCCCGCGCTGATGGAACGGCTCGACCCGATCCTCGCCGGCCGCCGCCTCGCCAACTACCTCAAGGTGATGACGCTGGAGGCGCAGACCATCGCGCGCGCCTGCGGCAAGAACCATGTCCACAATCTCGAGCCTGAGGATCTGTGCGCCCTCACCATCGAGGCCGCCGCCATGGCGCGCGTGCCGCTGGCGGGGACGAACTGGATCCCCGGACAGGGATTTTGA